The Akkermansia sp. RCC_12PD genome contains the following window.
AATCCGCTCCATGGTCTTCATGGCGTCCCCACTGCTTTTGCCGGGAGCGGCGGAGCCGTTGATGGTGAAGGAGGGATAGTTATTGTACCGGGTGAGCTGTGGCGGTCCGGCCGTCCATTCCAGATCGACGAAGGAGGAGAGCGGCAGGAGGCTGCCCGCTTCATTGCGCACGTGCAGGTCTTCAATGTCGTCCCCGCTCAGGCGGCTCTTCCCGTCCGCCTGGATGATGATGCGGCGCACCTGGCTGCCGTGCATGAAGTCCCCCACATAACTGGAGCCGAACATGACCGCCAGGGAGTTGCTGATTTCCGTCATGGGCACGCCCATGGAAAAGGCCTTGTCCCTGTCAATGGAGACGTCCAGGCGCGGCGTGTCCGCCTGGCCCATGAAGTGGACGTCCGCCAGGCTGGGGTCCGCAGCGGCCCGGCTGAGCAACTCCTCGCGGGCTTCCACCAGGCGTTCGTAGCCGATGGCGCCGTGGTCCTGGAGCCGGAAGTCGAACCCGGAGGAGTTCCCCAGTTCCGGCAGGGCCGGCACGTTCATGGCCAGGACAAACATCTGGGGGTCGCTCATGAAGCGGCCATTGATCCGGTTGACGATTTCACCGACGCCCAGGGCCGGGTCCGTGCGCTCGCTCCAGTCCTTCAGGCCGACGAAGAGCATGGCCATGTTCGTCCCGCTGCCGAAGAAGCTGAAGCCGCCCACGGAATAGACGTGCTTCACCGGTTCGTTCTTCATCAGGTAGTCTTCCACGTCGCGCAGGCGGGCGCTCGTTTCTTCCTGAAGGGTGCCGGGCGGCAGAGAGACAAGCACCATGCAGCTCCCCTGGTCCTCTTCCGGAAGGAAGGAGGAAGGCAGCGTGAGGTACAGGTATCCGGCCCCGGCAATGACGAGGACGTACACGAAGAGGGAACGGACGGGCCGCCGGATGATGCCGGAGACGGTTTTTCCATAGCGTTCCGTGGAGCGGTTGATCGTTCTGTTGAACCAGCCGAAGAAGCCCCTCTTGTCCTGATGCTCCACGGAAGAGGGTTTCAGCATGGCGGCGCAGAGCGCGGGCGTCAGGGAAAGGGCCAGGAACGCGGAGAAGGAGATGGAAACGATCAGGGTTACGGAGAACTGCCGGTAGATATTGCCCACGGCCCCGCTGAAGAAGGCCATCGGGATGAACACGGACACCAGCACCGCGGTAATGCCCACGATGGCGCCCCCGATCTGCTTCATGGCCTTGATGGTGGCCTGCCGGGCGTCCAGACCCTCCTCCTGCATGATGCGCTCCACGTTTTCCACGACGACAATGGCGTCGTCCACCAGGATGCCGATGCTGAGCACCATGCCGAACATGGTGAGCATGTTGACGGAGAATCCGGAAATCCACATGACGGCGAAGGTTCCCAGCAGGGCTACGGGAACGACGAGCGTCGGAATCAGCGTGGCCCGGAAGTTCTGGAGGAACAGGAACATGACCAGGAACACCAGGCCGATGGCTTCCAGCAGCGTGGAGACCACCTTCTGGATGGAAATTTCCACAAAGTGGGTGGTCTCATACGGGATTTGGTAGGAAACGCCGGGAGGAAAATCCTTGGACAGTTCGTCCATCTTGTCCCTCAGCAGCCCCATGGTTTCCACGGCGTTGGAGCCGGGGGCCATCTTGATGGCCATGCCGGTGGCGGCCAGTCCGTTGCACCGGGAGAAGAAGGAGTAATTGTTGGCGCCCAGTTCTACGCGCGCCACGTCCCCCAGCTTGACGGAGGAGCCGTCCGGGAGCGTTCTCAGCGCAATGGCTTCGAAGTCTTCCGGCGTGTGCAATTCCTCGCTGGCCACCACGCTGGCGTTGATCGGCGCGTTTTTGGAGACCGCCGCGCCGCCGA
Protein-coding sequences here:
- a CDS encoding efflux RND transporter permease subunit, producing MPDFFINRPIFAWVVALLISLVGLLALPMLPVAQYPDIAPPVITIRTTYPGASAQITEEAVTAVIEKEINGAPDLLYMSATSDSNGMVEIAVTFQQGTDPDIAAVEVQNRLKIVESRLPESVRREGVFVEKSSNNIQAVISLSSDGALDGTELGELASARLIPELKRVKGVGRVELFGAEMSMRIWPDPEKLEALRLTPTDIVSAVASQSERIIIGDIGGAAVSKNAPINASVVASEELHTPEDFEAIALRTLPDGSSVKLGDVARVELGANNYSFFSRCNGLAATGMAIKMAPGSNAVETMGLLRDKMDELSKDFPPGVSYQIPYETTHFVEISIQKVVSTLLEAIGLVFLVMFLFLQNFRATLIPTLVVPVALLGTFAVMWISGFSVNMLTMFGMVLSIGILVDDAIVVVENVERIMQEEGLDARQATIKAMKQIGGAIVGITAVLVSVFIPMAFFSGAVGNIYRQFSVTLIVSISFSAFLALSLTPALCAAMLKPSSVEHQDKRGFFGWFNRTINRSTERYGKTVSGIIRRPVRSLFVYVLVIAGAGYLYLTLPSSFLPEEDQGSCMVLVSLPPGTLQEETSARLRDVEDYLMKNEPVKHVYSVGGFSFFGSGTNMAMLFVGLKDWSERTDPALGVGEIVNRINGRFMSDPQMFVLAMNVPALPELGNSSGFDFRLQDHGAIGYERLVEAREELLSRAAADPSLADVHFMGQADTPRLDVSIDRDKAFSMGVPMTEISNSLAVMFGSSYVGDFMHGSQVRRIIIQADGKSRLSGDDIEDLHVRNEAGSLLPLSSFVDLEWTAGPPQLTRYNNYPSFTINGSAAPGKSSGDAMKTMERIASSLPPGIGFEWTGQSYEEQQAGSQASLLFGLSILIVFLVLAALYESWSIPFAVILVVPLGLIGALLAVFLRDMPNDIYFKVGLITTIGLSAKNAILIVEVAKELYRDGMGIMEATVTAAKLRLRPILMTSLAFGAGVIPLAFARGAGAGAQQAVGTGVLGGIITATVLAVFLVPLFFRLTAGKRKKV